In Phaeodactylum tricornutum CCAP 1055/1 chromosome 10, whole genome shotgun sequence, a single genomic region encodes these proteins:
- a CDS encoding predicted protein gives MNDMNRNFEESVGTFYDPGSMYAAAPIDFTLYSGSQGVDLGYRHYQSSACDSNFGVEPLPYDEWNGSDAAADTEAGCYSPLGAFKPQIYGAPVSAIAYDGTFEAMYVASVTQSMSSRFNGHRASVLAMHQTTDGSVYSSVAGHPEGPGHILNNIYDSVYGMTPSMSTAGLPGYRHVPKHAFKPPYGTNDPMLPGVGSRGNHHIGINSLVPTMNGYVASVSPAGVRVHSHGGLQVADYHVEGMICGTQHPSHDPSLVTHMTVGGLAIPREKGSHTSNYQMLCLDLWQGLRVVSSYTIARNTKNVSCTAIACNNSKGSILAGCSDGHVRMLDGQLREEARLKSHFGGVADITVSSDGNLLATVGFGSRVAKSTKGQLYGFPDPAVFIYDIRYLGRGGIPHPFAGLNGGPRYVTFLPEVQGLPSNRLLVASGQVGGGLQIIVPFEEPSNAGSSFILPHLNMNESISSMTVADDKLALGTSQGSILQYRMAGFHHSIDSHGLRRGAFVPSTLHAKSIKEPNDLLPEETRKTKQVLSLPSLVPPPPAISVDTSVLLKGSPNARSGESEQLKALFSIYTMVADPILSMIGDSRDEAATSFGRLASTATIEQSKLKVSSILLDRASHNVDFLETIPTSDLKLNLFHDHRSDNVKISPTRKALLSNPNKFLYSSVLFTTAYEESLNRSKITGRKHRKEESSRDEKESLMRIPPRYQLTLRSSGKFAASFNYAEFNQSGILPGWDYPPTMPNAFVPPVLMVLYFIPEVRSSVAQLRLEKFTSKQLSLSPELAFLFHRIERISAFAMIYPTYSDTTLPTRLGIWAPLNFLSILQEMPEAEQLQILDGSPAAVDTFRRPEAFYRFLLYQLDKEMCRKTEPKLLDPLVGISFTSVNEFLSGTVSPTASSTRSLTVDLCYDPFVGMNKNGTRSSGPVRFSTVLQHTLYRETRLRAWNQISKSYETIVQRKMATSLPAILSLSSACAGRDETEGLALWRGSNSSNGHWLPEMIEIELEESGNVVVWELLEDKSTGKEEWIECSGRSSSTPARASTILERRKTRGTKRRYRLDAVLAIVRDDLDSSCSDEVAGLISNGQYGHHVVFARLGKDHHRSLASQQLGTLQQMDHDCEKNDIFRDTLAASRFDKRIYEKRVELAEKMVETLSIDSSSEDVWLLFNGYVVSKTNIKDAKAFDVKYKEPSLIVFRALDSPISSINVTDISFVSPDVLRTHSITNGSLSRHSLSQNVDMLPGKGELIAFDAEFVSVQDEDYSLTESGSKVTLRETRHALARISALCRDEAVLFDDYVLPIEPVVDYLSRFSGIVENDLHPKHSPHHLIGTRAAYLKLRCLVERGCIFVGHGLSGDFWTANLAVPENQIIDTVEIYHKPAHRYVSLRFLTNFVLKRDMQQDVHDSLEDARAAMELYQTSIALKQQGKFDMLLDDLYEYGQKADWKLGIERGR, from the coding sequence ATGAATGATATGAACAGAaatttcgaagaaagcgTGGGTACTTTTTACGATCCAGGCTCCATGTATGCCGCGGCTCCAATCGACTTTACATTATACTCCGGTTCCCAAGGGGTGGATCTGGGATACCGGCACTACCAGTCTTCTGCTTGTGATTCGAATTTTGGGGTAGAACCATTACCGTATGATGAATGGAACGGAAGCGACGCAGCAGCTGACACCGAAGCTGGCTGTTATTCTCCTCTGGGAGCGTTTAAACCGCAGATATACGGAGCCCCCGTGAGCGCGATTGCATATGACGGCACGTTCGAAGCAATGTACGTTGCCTCCGTAACTCAGTCGATGTCTAGTCGTTTCAACGGCCATCGAGCGTCGGTTCTAGCAATGCATCAAACGACAGATGGCTCTGTCTATTCGTCAGTCGCTGGGCATCCCGAAGGACCAGGCCACATCTTGAACAATATTTATGATTCGGTATACGGAATGACGCCATCAATGTCGACGGCGGGCTTGCCAGGATACCGCCATGTTCCAAAGCATGCGTTCAAGCCGCCATATGGGACAAACGACCCTATGTTACCAGGTGTTGGAAGCCGAGGGAACCATCACATCGGTATCAATTCTCTCGTACCCACAATGAATGGATATGTGGCGTCTGTGTCTCCTGCAGGTGTTCGTGTACATTCCCATGGCGGTTTGCAAGTAGCCGATTATCATGTGGAAGGAATGATTTGCGGCACTCAACATCCTAGCCACGATCCCAGTCTCGTTACACATATGACAGTTGGAGGGCTGGCGATTCCTCGTGAGAAAGGTAGCCATACAAGCAATTATCAGATGCTCTGTCTCGATTTATGGCAAGGCTTGCGTGTCGTTTCATCTTATACCATCGCCCGGAATACGAAAAACGTGAGTTGTACTGCTATTGCTTGTAACAACAGCAAAGGATCGATCTTGGCAGGTTGTTCAGACGGACACGTTCGTATGCTCGACGGACAACTACGAGAGGAGGCCCGTCTGAAAAGCCACTTTGGAGGAGTGGCAGACATTACGGTGTCGTCTGATGGAAACCTTCTGGCGACAGTTGGTTTTGGGTCTCGTGTCGCGAAGAGCACGAAAGGACAGCTTTACGGTTTCCCGGATCCAGCAGTTTTCATCTACGATATCCGATATTTGGGGCGAGGAGGAATCCCGCACCCATTTGCAGGCCTGAATGGAGGTCCTAGGTATGTCACGTTTCTGCCAGAAGTGCAAGGCCTTCCGTCGAATCGATTGTTGGTTGCAAGCGGGCAAGTCGGTGGTGGTTTGCAGATCATTGTTCCGTTTGAAGAGCCAAGCAACGCCGGTAGCAGTTTCATCCTACCACATTTGAATATGAACGAATCAATCTCGTCTATGACTGTGGCAGACGATAAATTAGCGTTAGGCACTTCCCAAGGAAGTATTTTGCAGTATCGTATGGCAGGTTTTCATCATTCTATTGACTCCCATGGTTTAAGAAGGGGTGCATTCGTGCCTTCCACTTTACACGCGAAAAGTATAAAGGAGCCGAATGACCTATTGCCTGAAGAAACGAGGAAAACGAAGCAAGTCCTGAGTCTACCAAGTCTTGTGCCACCGCCGCCCGCAATTTCAGTGGATACATCTGTCTTACTGAAAGGTAGTCCAAACGCTCGATCCGGTGAGTCAGAACAGCTGAAAGCTTTATTTAGCATTTACACAATGGTTGCCGATCCGATTTTGTCTATGATTGGTGATTCCCGGGATGAAGCCGCAACTTCGTTTGGCCGACTGGCTTCGACCGCGACGATAGAGCAAAGCAAGTTGAAAGTTTCTTCAATTTTATTGGATAGAGCAAGCCACAACGTGGACTTCCTCGAGACTATCCCTACGTCTGATTTAAAGCTGAATCTTTTTCACGATCATCGCTCCGACAACGTCAAAATTTCCCCGACAAGGAAAGCACTATTGTCCAATCCAAACAAATTTTTATATTCGAGCGTCCTCTTTACCACCGCCTACGAGGAGAGTTTGAACCGGAGTAAGATTACAGGGCGCAAACAtcgcaaagaagaaagtagCAGGGACGAGAAAGAAAGTCTGATGCGAATTCCTCCCCGATATCAGTTGACGCTTCGCTCGTCTGGCAAGTTTGCGGCGTCATTCAATTATGCGGAATTCAACCAGTCCGGAATTCTCCCTGGCTGGGACTATCCGCCAACTATGCCTAATGCATTCGTCCCGCCAGTATTGATGGTTTTATATTTTATCCCAGAAGTGCGCTCATCGGTGGCTCAGTTGCGATTGGAAAAGTTCACGTCTAAGCAACTGAGTCTATCCCCTGAGCTTGCCTTCTTGTTTCATCGCATCGAACGTATTTCAGCCTTTGCTATGATATATCCCACGTATTCCGATACGACTTTACCAACACGCCTCGGAATTTGGGCACCACTGAACTTCTTATCGATCCTCCAGGAAATGCCGGAAGCTGAACAACTGCAGATTCTTGACGGGTCACCTGCTGCTGTCGACACTTTTCGTCGTCCTGAAGCCTTCTATCGCTTCTTGCTCTATCAGCTTGATAAGGAAATGTGCCGGAAAACAGAGCCCAAGCTTCTTGATCCTTTAGTAGGAATCAGCTTTACGAGTGTCAATGAGTTTTTATCAGGAACCGTTTCTCCCACGGCTTCATCGACTCGGTCACTGACGGTTGACCTATGTTATGATCCTTTTGTGGGTATGAACAAGAACGGAACTCGAAGTAGCGGGCCTGTCCGGTTCTCTACCGTCCTGCAGCATACTCTTTACCGCGAAACGAGACTGCGTGCGTGGAACCAAATATCTAAATCTTACGAAACTATTGTGCAAAGAAAGATGGCAACGTCGCTTCCGGCCATTCTatcgctttcttccgcaTGTGCAGGGAGGGACGAGACCGAAGGCTTAGCTCTTTGGCGTGGCTCCAATAGCAGCAACGGGCACTGGCTCCCCGAAATGATCGAAATTGAGCTTGAAGAGAGCGGCAACGTTGTCGTCTGGGAACTCCTTGAAGACAAAAGCACGGGAAAAGAAGAGTGGATCGAATGCTCAGGTAGAAGTTCGAGCACACCTGCGCGGGCAAGTACCATCTTGGAGCGGAGAAAGACTCGAGGCACAAAGCGTCGCTATCGATTAGATGCAGTTCTCGCAATTGTTCGCGATGATTTGGATAGTAGCTGCTCTGATGAAGTTGCGGGCTTGATAAGTAATGGTCAATATGGCCATCACGTCGTATTCGCTAGGCTTGGAAAGGATCACCACAGAAGTCTCGCCTCACAGCAGCTTGGAACACTTCAACAAATGGATCACGATTGTGAAAAGAACGACATTTTCAGAGACACACTCGCCGCGTCGAGGTTCGACAAAAGAATTTACGAAAAGCGAGTAGAGCTTGCTGAAAAGATGGTAGAAACCCTGTCCATTGACTCATCATCTGAAGATGTTTGGCTTTTGTTTAACGGGTATGTTGTATCAAAGACTAACATCAAAGATGCCAAGGCTTTTGATGTCAAGTATAAGGAGCCATCTCTTATTGTATTTCGCGCCTTAGATTCCCCAATTTCATCAATAAATGTCACCGACATTTCCTTTGTGTCGCCTGATGTCCTTAGAACACATTCTATAACAAACGGATCGCTTTCAAGGCATTCGCTTTCCCAAAATGTGGACATGTTGCCTGGAAAAGGAGAATTGATAGCGTTCGATGCCGAGTTTGTGTCCGTTCAGGACGAGGACTACTCGTTGACAGAAAGCGGCTCCAAAGTCACTCTTCGTGAAACTCGGCATGCTCTTGCCAGAATCTCCGCTCTGTGTCGGGATGAAGCTGTGCTTTTCGATGATTATGTGCTTCCCATAGAACCGGTGGTGGATTACCTGTCGCGCTTCAGTGGCATTGTGGAAAACGATCTGCATCCGAAGCATAGCCCACATCATTTGATAGGAACGCGGGCGGCCTACCTGAAATTGCGATGTCTGGTTGAGCGAGGATGCATATTCGTGGGCCACGGTTTGAGCGGGGATTTTTGGACAGCCAATCTTGCTGTGCCTGAGAATCAAATCATTGACACAGTCGAGATATATCACAAGCCGGCGCACCGTTACGTCTCTTTGAGATTCTTGACCAATTTCGTTCTGAAACGCGACATGCAACAAGATGTGCATGACTCACTAGAAGATGCGAGAGCAGCAATGGAGCTATACCAAACGTCAATTGCGTTGAAGCAACAGGGAAAATTTGATATGCTGCTCGACGATTTGTACGAGTACGGTCAAAAGGCCGACTGGAAGCTTGGAATAGAGCGCGGCAGGTAA
- a CDS encoding predicted protein, which yields MSILLALRTCVAPPVTGLLLRKQATRSMGHTVRVIVTDDLPHGKAYQGDVILVKAGYARNYLIPQKKALYATRQNFERLEMKDPDRESVEERQARLQMETLATDDEDVKAADILRHYLRNKVLKIKRNVDPATNVVAPGMVDAKAVRKKLSKQLRIDLELHETVHLQKEPVLSHTELTDAEEQAIMEGLGDPEEKCQTQIRALGLYLARISLRGGFQIPLKVEVVKR from the exons ATGTCTATTTTGCTAGCATTACGAACGTGTGTGGCTCCACCAGTCACTGGTCTGCTGCTCCGGAAGCAAGCCACCCGATCGATGGGACACACGGTTCGAGTTATTGTAACGGACGACCTTCCACATGGCAAGGCCTACCAAGGTGACGTGATCCTCGTCAAGGCAGGCTACGCTCGGAACTATTTGATTCCCCAAAAGAAGGCCTTGTATGCAACGCGGCAAAATTTTGAGCGCCTCGAGATGAAAGATCCTGATCGGGAGTCTGTGGAAGAACGCCAAGCTCGTTTGCAAATGGAGACCTTGGCTaccgacgatgaagacgtCAAGGCTGCCGATATTCTTCGGCACTACTTGCGCAACAAGGTG CTCAAAATTAAGCGCAACGTTGACCCCGCTACCAATGTAGTTGCTCCAGGCATGGTGGACGCCAAGGCCGTCCGTAaaaagctttccaagcaGCTCCGAATCGACTTGGAACTGCACGAAACAGTTCACTTGCAGAAGGAGCCCGTTCTCTCCCACACCGAGTTAACCGATGCCGAAGAACAGGCCATTATGGAAGGTCTCGGAGATCCGGAGGAAAAGTGCCAGACACAAATTCGTGCATTGGGTTTGTATCTAGCTCGCATCTCCCTGCGAGGTGGCTTCCAGATTCCGTTGAAAGTGGAAGTAGTAAAGCGCTAA
- a CDS encoding predicted protein: MSSNESTKLLWTAVGAAIAGAGVAVAVLKYSPARYSAPKDEEPSFPPLHQKRTSFIYENNASSSNSVIFPHNHEERMRRQITARAAVEEDNFMPRDSVTVRVPATSANMGPGYDTIGMAVDLWSEVTVERADTFEITAEGEGATEMPKDETNYMVIGCKAAFEAANKPLPILKYHVFSRVPFARGLGSSSAAIVAGIIAGLILAGHRLPCWGSEALLQIAAGIEGHPDNVAPVIYGGIQVGIHNGTRWVTERVPCPAGLQLVMFIPDFIGKTSDARSVLQPTISREDAAYNISRVAFLVHALCVGNLDNLKWGVEDRLHQPQRGGKLYKYLYPMIEAAENAGAACAYLSGAGPTVMAITAGASGDIFAQREKERSDLAVAKAMRQAAKEFGVQGQVVVTNVSNEGARVVKVVPPFSTGGITYRDNI, encoded by the exons ATGTCCTCCAACGAGTCCACGAAACTGCTCTGGACGGCTGTAGGTGCGGCAATCGCCGGAGCTGGTGTGGCCGTCGCCGTCCTGAAGTACTCCCCAGCCCGATATTCTGCTCCGAAGGACGAGGAACCCTCCTTTCCTCCCCTGCATCAGAAACGCACTTCGTTCATTTACGAAAACAACGCGtccagcagcaacagcgtGATCTTCCCGCACAATCACGAAGAACGGATGCGTCGACAGATTACCGCCCGTGCCGCCGTCGAAGAAGACAACTTCATGCCGCGTGACTCGGTCACGGTAAGGGTACCTGCGACTTCGGCCAATATGGGACCGGGAT ACGATACGATTGGCATGGCCGTGGATTTGTGGTCTGAAGTCACGGTGGAGCGTGCCGACACGTTCGAAATTACGGCCGAAGGCGAAGGAGCCACCGAAATGCCCAAGGACGAAACGAATTACATGGTGATTGGTTGTAAGGCTGCGTTTGAAGCCGCTAACAAACCCTTGCCAATTCTCAAATATCACGTCTTTAGCCGCGTCCCCTTTGCACGTGGACTCGGTTCGTCTAGTGCCGCCATTGTTGCCGGGATTATTGCCGGACTCATTCTGGCCGGTCACCGATTGCCGTGCTGGGGGTCGGAGGCCTTGCTACAAATTGCGGCAGGGATCGAG GGACATCCCGATAACGTTGCTCCCGTCATCTACGGTGGCATTCAGGTGGGCATCCACAATGGTACTCGGTGGGTGACGGAGCGAGTTCCCTGTCCTGCCGGCTTACAGCTCGTCATGTTCATTCCCGACTTTATCGGTAAAACCTCCGACGCCCGTAGCGTATTGCAGCCAACCATCAGCCGAGAAGACGCCGCCTACAACATATCCCGGGTTGCCTTTCTAGTCCACGCCTTGTGTGTAGGCAATTTGGACAATTTGAAGTGGGGTGTCGAAGATCGACTCCACCAGCCCCAGCGCGGCGGCAAACTGTACAAGTACCTGTATCCCATGATTGAAGCCGCGGAAAATGCCGGGGCTGCTTGTGCGTACTTGAGTGGGGCCGGTCCCACCGTCATGGCTATTACCGCCGGAGCCAGCGGCGACATTTTTGCCCAACGTGAAAAGGAACGGTCAGATCTGGCCGTCGCCAAGGCCATGCGACAAGCGGCCAAAGAATTCGGTGTACAGGGTCAAGTGGTTGTCACCAACGTCTCGAACGAAGGGGCGCGCGTGGTCAAGGTTGTCCCGCCGTTTAGTACGGGAGGCATTACGTACCGTGACAACATTTAA